Proteins co-encoded in one Polynucleobacter sp. MG-6-Vaara-E2 genomic window:
- the rfaD gene encoding ADP-glyceromanno-heptose 6-epimerase — MTIIVTGAAGFIGANIVQALNARGEKNIIAVDDLRPADKYRNLADLDIIDYLDKDEFLEAFRSGRFGKVKAVFHEGACSDTMETDGIFMMANNYRYTMDLLDICTAQKVQLLYASSAATYGGSDVFVESREHEKPLNIYGYSKFLFDQVMRKRFAENANTAQVVGFRYFNVYGPRESHKGRMASVAFHQYHQYKANGHVKLFGEYGGYGAGEQSRDFVSVEDVVKVNLFFLDHPEISGIFNLGSGRAQPFNDVAHAVANAMRKLDKAQPATLQELVKEKAIEYIPFPDALKGKYQCFTQADLTKLRAAGYQEPFLNVEQGVGRYIEWLEANSGFLANPL; from the coding sequence GTGACCATTATCGTAACCGGCGCCGCGGGGTTTATTGGCGCGAATATTGTTCAGGCACTCAATGCGCGTGGTGAGAAAAACATCATTGCAGTAGATGATCTACGTCCTGCAGATAAATATCGCAATCTTGCTGATCTAGACATTATTGACTATCTTGATAAAGACGAATTTCTAGAAGCATTTCGAAGTGGTCGCTTTGGTAAAGTGAAAGCCGTATTCCATGAGGGTGCATGCTCCGACACCATGGAGACCGATGGCATCTTTATGATGGCGAACAATTATCGCTATACCATGGACTTGTTAGATATCTGTACAGCTCAGAAAGTACAGCTCCTATATGCATCTTCTGCTGCAACTTATGGTGGCTCAGATGTTTTTGTGGAGAGTCGTGAGCATGAGAAGCCTCTCAATATCTACGGCTACTCTAAATTTTTGTTTGATCAAGTGATGCGTAAGCGCTTTGCTGAAAATGCGAATACTGCGCAAGTTGTCGGCTTTCGTTACTTCAATGTCTATGGTCCGCGCGAGTCTCATAAAGGTCGCATGGCTTCAGTTGCCTTTCATCAATACCATCAATACAAGGCTAATGGCCATGTAAAACTTTTTGGCGAATATGGCGGCTATGGTGCTGGTGAGCAAAGTCGTGACTTTGTTTCAGTGGAAGATGTAGTCAAGGTCAACCTGTTCTTCTTGGATCATCCAGAAATCAGTGGCATTTTTAATTTAGGTAGTGGACGCGCACAGCCCTTTAACGATGTTGCTCACGCTGTAGCAAATGCGATGCGTAAGCTAGATAAAGCTCAGCCAGCTACTTTGCAAGAATTAGTAAAAGAAAAAGCGATTGAGTACATTCCATTTCCTGATGCACTCAAGGGAAAATATCAGTGCTTCACGCAGGCGGATTTAACAAAGCTGCGCGCAGCAGGCTATCAAGAACCCTTCTTAAATGTTGAGCAAGGTGTAGGGCGTTATATCGAGTGGTTGGAAGCCAATTCTGGTTTCTTGGCAAACCCGCTGTAA
- a CDS encoding helix-hairpin-helix domain-containing protein has product MRSALASAMLTIASFGLANASPINVNTATQTELESIKGIGPSKAKTIITERTDGGHFQDANDLQKRVRGIGMRSVEKMVDNGLTIEAPSSFREPNGRTKKEGGASSRRNSRNQGGNRNQPERTTPHRRN; this is encoded by the coding sequence ATGAGATCTGCATTAGCTTCAGCGATGCTCACAATTGCTTCGTTTGGGCTTGCGAATGCTTCACCGATCAATGTCAATACAGCCACCCAGACCGAATTGGAGAGTATTAAGGGAATCGGCCCATCAAAAGCAAAAACCATCATCACCGAACGTACCGATGGTGGTCATTTTCAAGATGCCAATGATTTGCAGAAACGCGTGCGTGGTATTGGCATGAGATCGGTTGAAAAAATGGTGGATAACGGATTGACAATAGAGGCACCAAGCTCCTTTCGGGAGCCTAATGGTCGCACCAAGAAGGAAGGTGGAGCCTCTTCTAGACGTAATTCGCGTAATCAGGGTGGTAATCGTAATCAGCCAGAGCGTACGACGCCACATCGCCGAAATTAA
- the cysM gene encoding cysteine synthase CysM, with the protein MSKPSYLTISQTVGNTPLVRLQRIPGLDNENRNNVILGKLEGNNPAGSVKDRPALSMIMRAQERGEIKPGDTLIEATSGNTGIALAMTAAMLGYKMILVMPENQSIERRQSMAAYGAELILTAATGGMEFARDYALQLQREGRGRLLDQFANPDNPRAHIETTGPEIWRDTDGQITHFVSAMGTTGTITGVSTYLKSMNPAIQIIGAQPEEGSQIPGIRKWAPEYLPKIYQGDRVDRIEYVTQADAEDMARRLAVEEGIFCGISAGGALVVALRIARQVENATIVFIVCDRGDRYLSTGVFPA; encoded by the coding sequence ATGAGCAAACCTTCTTACCTAACAATTTCACAAACTGTAGGCAATACGCCATTAGTACGCCTACAGCGTATTCCCGGTTTAGATAACGAGAATCGCAATAATGTGATCTTGGGTAAGTTAGAGGGCAATAATCCAGCTGGGTCGGTCAAAGATCGACCCGCGCTGTCGATGATCATGCGTGCACAAGAGCGCGGCGAAATTAAACCTGGTGATACCTTGATTGAGGCAACCAGCGGCAATACTGGAATTGCTTTAGCGATGACTGCTGCCATGTTGGGCTACAAGATGATCTTGGTCATGCCAGAGAACCAAAGCATCGAACGGCGTCAGAGTATGGCTGCTTATGGCGCAGAGTTGATTCTGACTGCTGCAACAGGTGGTATGGAGTTTGCCCGCGATTATGCTTTGCAACTGCAGCGTGAAGGTCGTGGCAGATTATTAGATCAATTTGCTAACCCAGATAATCCCAGAGCCCATATTGAAACAACTGGACCGGAGATTTGGCGCGATACCGATGGGCAGATTACCCATTTTGTCTCTGCAATGGGTACCACTGGCACAATCACAGGTGTATCCACTTATCTCAAGTCGATGAATCCTGCGATTCAGATTATTGGTGCGCAACCCGAAGAGGGTTCTCAAATTCCTGGTATTCGAAAGTGGGCGCCAGAGTATTTGCCGAAGATTTATCAAGGCGATCGCGTTGATCGTATCGAGTACGTAACGCAAGCAGATGCTGAAGATATGGCCAGACGTTTGGCGGTTGAAGAGGGAATCTTCTGCGGTATTTCAGCGGGAGGTGCGCTAGTAGTGGCTTTGCGTATTGCTCGTCAGGTAGAAAATGCCACCATCGTCTTCATAGTATGCGACCGTGGTGATCGCTACTTATCTACAGGCGTGTTCCCAGCCTAA
- a CDS encoding lytic transglycosylase domain-containing protein → MKFHISCLLLTLVLSACSNAPIQQGDTQQSIVNQADDAATEARYSQSLRALLIQVSQTYEIPLQSLENDFLDAKTIPPIRKLVLPPAGAFKKNWLAYRKRFIEPVRLKAGKAFWEENQAFLNQIEQESGVPAQIIVAIIGIETIYGRQTGNFRVKDVLSTLAFSYPDTPNKSAREQLFKDQLQELILMCWTEAGGKLPAKHSAQGLNPARFNACLNQNSSYAGAIGLPQFMPSSIRSFAVDGDGDGRIDLKQNPKDAIASVANFMKRHGWQTGMPISFPVQENAITAAKQLADGEPQLKYTVADLIEKGILLPAQGDLQNGGVDPQSKALIVDLPYPDKDGIDQAQYFVGLNNFLTIVQYNRSYFYAQSVAEFAEALGYKNQSVVPFDTTKKSASTKGGSEKSKVKGAKKSSAKKKPKSNSLQSAG, encoded by the coding sequence ATGAAATTTCATATCTCATGCCTACTTCTCACGCTTGTTCTTAGCGCCTGCTCAAACGCCCCTATTCAACAGGGCGATACCCAACAATCCATCGTAAACCAAGCTGATGATGCGGCCACTGAGGCACGTTATAGTCAAAGCCTGCGTGCTTTATTGATCCAAGTCTCACAAACCTATGAAATCCCTCTTCAGAGCCTAGAAAACGACTTCCTAGATGCTAAAACGATTCCGCCGATACGCAAATTGGTATTACCCCCAGCGGGCGCTTTTAAGAAAAATTGGCTTGCATATCGCAAGCGCTTCATTGAGCCCGTGCGTCTGAAGGCTGGAAAGGCATTTTGGGAAGAAAATCAAGCCTTTTTGAACCAAATAGAGCAAGAATCCGGTGTGCCTGCGCAGATTATTGTGGCCATTATTGGCATTGAGACAATATACGGTCGCCAGACCGGCAACTTCCGTGTGAAAGATGTTTTATCTACTTTAGCCTTTAGTTATCCAGATACTCCCAATAAGAGTGCCCGGGAACAACTATTCAAAGATCAACTTCAAGAACTCATTCTGATGTGTTGGACTGAAGCTGGTGGCAAGCTACCCGCAAAGCATAGCGCTCAAGGTCTTAACCCTGCTCGCTTCAATGCCTGTCTCAATCAAAATAGCTCATATGCGGGTGCTATTGGTTTGCCACAATTTATGCCAAGTAGTATTCGTAGTTTTGCAGTCGATGGAGATGGTGATGGTCGTATCGACCTCAAACAAAACCCTAAGGATGCAATTGCTAGCGTAGCGAACTTTATGAAAAGACATGGCTGGCAAACTGGCATGCCTATTTCTTTTCCAGTACAAGAAAATGCCATTACAGCAGCAAAGCAATTGGCTGACGGTGAACCGCAACTGAAATACACCGTTGCAGACCTCATCGAGAAAGGCATTCTCTTACCTGCGCAAGGAGACCTGCAGAATGGAGGAGTTGATCCTCAAAGTAAGGCGCTCATTGTAGATCTACCCTACCCCGATAAAGACGGTATCGATCAAGCACAGTACTTTGTCGGCTTAAATAACTTTCTAACAATTGTGCAATACAACCGTAGTTACTTCTATGCGCAAAGTGTTGCAGAGTTTGCAGAAGCACTTGGCTACAAAAATCAAAGCGTTGTACCTTTTGATACCACTAAAAAGTCTGCAAGCACTAAGGGTGGCTCAGAGAAGTCAAAAGTAAAAGGTGCTAAAAAATCTAGCGCTAAGAAAAAACCGAAATCAAATTCATTGCAGAGTGCGGGTTAG